The genome window TCAAGCACTTTGATTTCACTCCATGGGACTCCCAGAAGGCATAAACTCAGCAAGGGTCAGCAGAGGAGAAACTTGGGGCTCAGCTCCCCATTCTTTTTTTACCCCCACAGTATACAGCAGGTGGATTGGCTATAAGGACAAAACATTTCCAGGACATGGGGGGGTGATGCTCCCCACAGCAATCACTTTGTGGTTCCCATCTGGTTCTGGGAGCCAGCACTGCTTCAGGTTTAGCTTTTGTAGTGAAATGTTGGGATGTCCAGGTTCATTTAGCCCCATCAGACAGACCTTAAATGAATGAACTCACTCGCTTAAACTGTTAGCAAGTAAATGCTTTGTTTCCAGAAGCATTGGCACCATCAGGCCTGCTGACCCTGAAGGGGTCTGggggcactgcctgccctcCTAGATCTGACCCCGTGATCCAGAGCACCCAGGAGATCCAGCCCAGATTAACCCCCTATTTGAATCACGTCTTTcctttagcaaaaaaaaaaaaaaataggtttataTTGTTAAAATACTGTTGTTGTAAAATAGCATCAGATATATAGGTATTTGTAGTGTTTTACAAtgcttcctgcttttttttgcaGTTCAGTCCCCCAGTTTGCACAAACCACTGCCAAGCCAGAGTGACTGCAGCTTGCACGTGAACCCAAAATCTGGCCCCAGGCCCATGCCAGCTTTTCACCAGCTGGGACAAACAAGGGAGCTGCTGTTGTCCTTCAGCTCACAGGGCACCTATGCAGGGCAgatgcagcctgggcaggaggcCACTACCTGAGGTTGAGCAATGGAGACCCAAATCATGCTTTGATTGGCACAGAACCTCTCATGGACTTGGGAAATGCTGTTTCATTCTCTCTACCTATCCAaactctcagcagcagcactacAGGGAAAAGCTGGCAAGTGCCAGCCGGGACCCACCAGACTCGCCCGTGTCAGCCGCAAGCCACGCAGGGGCTTCAAGCCACCGCACTCGCCTCCATCCCTAATGGTCCAGAGAGAcacatccatcccagccctcgGGAGCTCTGGAGCCACCTGAACGGAGTATTTCTGACAGATCCTCACCTAGGAGGATCTGTCAGAGACAccaaggcacagagctgggtgggCGGCCTTGCGGCGGGGACACCTGGAAGCGCCAAGGTGTCGGCAAGCCCCGGCCGGGGCTCCCCGCAGCAGCCCTTGCCCCGCGAGGCCTCGTGGCCGGCCCGGCTCGGGCGGGCCTGGGCGAACAGCAGGCATTACAGGGAAGTGCCGCCGGCCATTCCAGCGGGCTGTTGGGATTACTTTCGCCTTCCCGTTTCCCCGCCCGCAGCAGGGTGCCGAGCGGCGCCGCGCCCGGGCGGAAGTGTCAGGGCCGAGGCCGGCGCTGAGGAGGTAACGCCGCCCGGggccgccgggccggggctgccgcgggcagggggccggggccggggccgggtgGTGTCGTCGGGACAGCTGGAGGGGCCGGGCTGGAGGGGCCGCGCTCCGGGCCCTCGGTGCCGGGCTGGGGGGACAGCCGGGCACCGAGCGGACAGCCGGACACGCGGCACAGCGCGGCGGGACGGGGCCGGCGGCTGCTCCGGCGCTTTTCCCTCAGGGacagccccctcccagccaggctgtgacgGGAATTGAGCCGCAGCGGCCTGACGCCTGCAGGAGTCAGCGGAAAGGCAATAGCCGTGATCGCAAACGTGGCTTGCCGTCCGGGGCTGGTTTTTGGAAGCACCCAGAGCGGTTTGACCGCGGAGCGGGGACTGGGATGGGGCAGTGCTCACCCACTGGACGGGAGGATTCACCCGCTGGGTAACGCTGCAGAGGCACAAGAACAAAGGGCATAAACAAAGCAGAGGGATGGCCCTGGGTCACAGAAGCACcgaatggtttgggttggaagggacctttccAAGGCCATCTAGTTCAACTCGTTTGTGGTGACTGGGAAATCTTCAACTATGCTCTCAGAGTCCAGTCCAACATGGCCTTGAATATTTTCAGAGATGGGACGTCCTTCActtctctgtgccagtgcctcaccaccctcactgtaaaaaatttcttcctgtttatctaatctaaatctaccctcttttagtttaaaattattaccCTTGTCCTGCCTGTGTAGAGTGTCCTGTAACAAGGGCTCTGGGCCTGTGAACAACCAGGGAACCAGGACCTTGAGGAGAACGTCTCTGGTTGCAATGGGGCTTCAGTCCATGGGAGCATGCcagagccaggactgctgggTGGTCCCTGGAGCAACTCAGTTATTTCACATTTTGCCCGCTGGGCTAGTCAGAGGCACAGGGACTGAAACTCTGCTTCAGAGTATCTTTGGACTATAAAATGAATGGACTCCagtggaaaatgaaagcaaagcttTGTGAGCTTCTGTCTTTGGGATATGGTGTCCCACTGTAGTGTGCTTTACAGAGTAACAGTAAACCTCTCAAAGGCTACACTTGCTTTAGCAACATCAGCTTGCCTGTGTGATTTTGTAGGGTGCTGAAGATGGCAAGCAGCTCCCCTCCTTGGACTGGCAGCGCTTACCTGTTCCTTCAGTCCACCTGCAAGACCATCGCTCTGCCGTCCCTCTACGAGAGCTCCCAGAAGAAGCCTCGTGTGTTCAAGGCCCTGAAGCTGGCATTAGCAGGTATCCATCCTCTGGTATCTTGGTGTGCAGTGCCATACCTTTCTTTAATCTCACCCTCATGGGTATGGAAATCTCATGCTCAATCTGTTTAGGAAAGGCAATAAAGTGGAGGAAGCTCAGCAGAGGTTCACCAAGATGGTTGGGGGCTGGAGTACCTTTTCTGTgagaagaggcagaggaagtTGGACCTGTtgagcctggggaagagaagatTTCAGGGGACCTACCAACAGCCTGCTGATAGCTGTGGGAGGGAGAGATGGAGCCACACTGTTCATAGTGGTGCAGGCGAGAGGCAAGAGGCACAGATTGAAATGAGAGGTAGACACCAGATAAAACGACAAGTGTTTTCCCCATTAAGACAGCCAGGCAGTTGCCCAGAGTGACTGTGTACTCTCCATCCTCAAGGGCTTTCAAATAGGACTGGATAAAGCCCTGAGCAACTGGTTCTGACCTCAGAGCTGACCCTGCTTTACATAGGAGGTTGGGCTAGACACTGCCTGGGCTTCCTTCCAACTTGAACCATCCTATGAATTATCCAACTTTATGAATGTTTGTTTAAACCCATTTATGTAAGAGAGGAAAAGATTGCAATTGCTGTGAAAGAAGATTTAATTGCTGTCTTTATACCACCACAGAAACATGATTCCTGCTTTCAGAAGTTGGTTTTTAAATCAAGTGATAGCCAGTATAAATTCATTTCTATTCAAATTCTGATAGAAACAGACACACATTAGCTTGAGGTGTATGTAACCCTatttacctttaaaaattacttaagatGCAAATAGCTATAAAACTAAAGTTCTCTATCCAGCCTTGCACCAAGCACACTGCAGAATAATAGTAATTTGAAGAGTTTATCACACTTACCCAGAAAGACTCTCATGGTGTTCTTTACCTGTCACACAGCTGAGACTCTGTTGTTTAATTTGGCTTGTCTAACTGTTCTGCAGTTTCTTCTGGAAATTCATGGCAATACAGGCCTGCTCATTCTGCAGCTCAAATACAGGAAACAGGAAGTAAGCAGCCTAAGACAATTGTCCAGTTAGGCTTGATTTATGGCTGCTTTGTGGCACTGGAATGTGAATCTACTCACATTTAAAGGACAGCTAACAAAACTGAAATCCTACCATGCTTATTCATACCTGAAAAGGACATAAAATCTTAAGCTGTCTGAGGTTTCAGGCAGAAATGCCTGCATAGTCCCATCTTTTGAGGCAGCTTTACAGCTTTCTTGTACACTCTTCATAAAAGGTTTCCATGTCTGTGCAGCTTTTCCTCCACAGCCCTCCTGCTCTATTATGGAAATTTTGTTTAATAAGCACTcataaaaagcaaagcatgaAAGAAGTGATAAAAAATCACCCATGGtgaattaaaatgtcttttctagGTGCCTAAACCCATGTGTCAGTTACACATGTGGTCCAAACTAGACCAGATGCAAACAGGACTTACTAAACATGTAAAGCCACTGTTAGATACTATACTGCTAAATGCAAGGTCACTTGCCCTGCTTAATGTGGAGCACACAAGTCTGCCTTGCCTTACGATTGTCCTCCATGCCATGACATGTGGTGTAGTGCCAGTGTGAGCTGGTGCTTCCATACAGCCCTCAGTCAGGTCTGGAAGCAGTACAGCAGCCTCACATAGGCCTCTgctgcaaaaaaagagaaaaacacataCATAGAACTCACCATCAGCATATAAACCCCTGTGAAGGTAAAGATGATGAGCACAgctaataaaaattaaattctgctaGGAGAAGAAAGAATTAAGTCCTGGCATTTTCTGTGTCTACATTACTTGTGCTCTTCCTGCACTAATGTTAGAGGGTACATCCCTGGCTTCTCCTTGTTTAGGTTTTACCATTAATTAATTCTCTGTGCAAAATATCAAGTCAAAGCCCAATCTCAAGCAGCTTAATCCCTGTGGCTGGATCTGTCATTTGCTGTTTGTGAGATGTGTTAAAGACTCAGAGAGATAAAAGTTACCTCTAGGCACAGGACCTCCATCACTGCATAAAACTCCAGCCACAAGGACTGAAGGCTCACTGAGCACCGAGGTGAACTGAGATTTCATCTATAAAACTTTGCTGTGCTACCAGTTTATCATAACCATCACTGCCCTGGAAATGGAACCTCAAATTTAAAACTTGCCCTAATAAGCAGTGTTGATATAATTACCTGGGATGTAGTTCCATACATGTTCAGTTGGACACCACACTTCACGGAAATCAGTGGTGGCAGGACAGCATGAACTTTATCCTTCCCTCTTGGTTTGACACACTTTTCCATCCCAGAGGACTTTATCACAAAGAGAATTCAAAAGATCCTCCACTGCAGGCTTGTTGTGGATGGGTGTGGGTGGGCTGGCTCACGCCTGGACTGTGACTgtgctcccttctccctgccagaCTCCACTGGCAGCGTGAATGGTGTGGACATGCTCAAGGTGTACTGCAGCCACCCCCACCTGATAGTGCATCTGAGGTTCTGCATGCGCGAGAACTGCCGCCGCTTCCTGCGCAGCTACCGCGAAGGAGTGCTCCAGAAATCCCTCCAGAgccacctccagctctccttgGCCACAACCACGGTGCCTCTGGAAGTGGAGCTGAAGGCTGGCACTGAGCACCTCGACAAGATGCTGAAGGATGAGGATCGTTGCCTGGAGTGCATCTACAGAGAAAAGGTgagtgggagagggagggaggctggtTAGCAATGaggaggggtggcactgggcttGTAGAGATGGGTGCAAATCTTGTTCTGATGAAGCATGTCAGGTTAACAACCTTCTCAGTCCTTCAGCTCTTAACTCTAATGTGGAGAAACTGCTCTGCCCTTGCTCAGAAAAGAGCTGTGCACTTTTCTGGAAGGGCAATAGAGTTACCTAAAGCAGCCTGCAAAGATCCTGCTAACTCTCTGTGCCTTCTGTGTATAACAGCTAGTGTGGCTGTTAACCCCACTTAGACAAGGAGCTCTAGACAGTGCAGCTGACAGCACAAGTGTGCCTCAGTACAGCTGtgaggcaggcagagaggagcagccctggctggagccatcactgctctgcacctccctcccctgcctcaCACAACACCTCCTCCCAGAGTGTCAAAGGTAACTGCACCTGGAAATGAGCAGTGGAAGTGAATGCAAACATTGCACATCACAGCAAAAACTTGTGACAGAGTGGGGACACACAgcatctgctgccagcaggagtAGGCTGCCCTTCTGAAGGCAGAGTCTGTCTCATCTGACATTTGGCTCATTGCACACTTTGGCACTGGCACTCTAATCCTCCTTGCAAGAACAGTGAGATCTTGTCATCTCACTACAAGGCACTTGACATGATTAAACTCACCAACTTGTTCCCCTCCTCTCTTTTCCATCTGGAACTTTAGCTCTGGTTCCTCTAAAAGGTCCTGAGAAACAGGCACTCGCTATCAGTCAGGGATATTAGGCACAAGAGCATGTCTTTCCAGGTTGCTTTTCTGTAAGCACAGAGAATAAACTCAAACCTTTCATCTCCAAACAACATGTGATATCCCATACCCTGTGAACTGTGGcttgctgctccctccctgtgaTTGAACAAAAGAAATGGGCTTATTCTCACTTCCCCAAAAGTGACTCAGTCTGACCCCTGCCTAACAGTGCAACAGGCAGAAAGTTGGCACTGGAACACAGCcttcagcagctgagagcagtgctgggtaCCTGCTGTAAGTGAGCTAAACAGTGTTTACCTCTGACtgaggcacagcactgccaggtttGACTCTTCCCACATGCTTTACTCCTTTTTTCATTACCTGCTTTTTGGAGGTCAGACTAATTTTCTCTTGGGTAGTAGAAAAAAAACTGGCTTGGTGAGGAGCCAGGAACAACAAACCTtagggagcagaggggcagagagagggagaaagtggggaacaggagctgcctgcttgTGTGGTCATGAGCTGTTGGATCAGATCACCCTGCTTTATGGGTCTCACCCTCACAGGGTGTTGGGAGAAGCCTTGCTGCCTGCAATGCACCCTAGTTCTTCCAGAGGGCTGCTGGAAATCAATGTGGGCTAGTAGCAGTTTTGTGCAACTTAGAAGCACTCACTGGTGCAGGTGAGAAACCCACGGGAAGAGATTGTCTATTTCATATCACATTACAGATTCAAATCCACTTACAGCCATCCTATTGCAGCCAGAGCTCCACTAGACCACCTCATTGGGCTGGTTGACAGTTCATGCTATATCTCATTGCTTCTCTCTTGACCTCTGCAAGCACAGCTTTGCaggctggtggccctggcagagTCACTGATGCTGTTTGTGTTACAGCCTGACCGCCTGCCGGACGAGGAGatcacagagctggaggaacaCCTCAAGAGCCTGATGCTTCACCAGAGCACCAACAACAATGTGGCTGGAAAAGACTGCTCATCTCTGAAGTCCCCATCTCAGCCTCATCCTCCTCAAGGCAGCTCCCTTCCCACAGAGCTCACCTTCACCTTTCAGGGACAACAGTTTGGTGAGTAGCTAGAGCTGACCAACAGAGCCCTTGGTCTGCCTCACAGCCCAGGAGGGAGAATTATCTTGACTACATATTGGGATCTACCTCAGATAAAGCAAGGACTTCCCAGCATCCCATAAGAAAGGAATTTCAGTAGTCCTAAGATATTGCCATGATGCTTCACATCAGGCcttaatctgttttcttttctgggaTGGCACAGAACCAGATGTTTCAGAGTCTGTCTCCCTTCCAGGTTcctcacattttaaaattaatagtGAAAGGAAGAATAGAgagtatttttctcttcttccatgTCACTTGGTTGAGGTGAGTTCGTATTGTAGGTTGGATCAGACTGGGGAAGTTACTGGGAcaccctcagccctgctttCAGACGGGACTGATTTGTCCAGACCCCCTCAGTTCACCAGCTGGCTTTGGGGTCTGTCCTTACAGGGAGCTTTCAGAGAGTCTCAATAGCAATATCAGCTTGAGATAAGCTAGATCATTTCTGAGCTTGCTTAAGCTGTGTATAGTCTCCAGTGCTAAACAGCTGAGGAGGGAGCTCCTGTCAGCATTTCATGTTTTGAGGATGTTTAGGTAGAGAACAGGGGACTTTGTCAGAAAGGCATTACCAAGTGGCCTTTGAAAAGCTAAAACAAATGAAGAGGGTgtccatcaaaaaaaaaaaaaaaagagctctgGCAAACCACAGGACAGTTTtgagagagaaacaaaagaataGGCCTTGCCAAGCTTGCAGGGTAGGGACAAGCCCAGATGCTTTGTAGTTGTGGGAGGATTTCTGTAAGGGAAcagctgagcaaggcaggagctcAGACTCCCTGCTCCACGGAATACTGACCAAACCTTGAACTGGCCCCAGCAGCATCACATCAGCCATGAAACTTCTGTGTCTTACCTGGCCTCTGCTCCTTTCAGACAACAGAACAATCACACCAGACGACCACCAGAAGTTTGCCAAGTTTGTGTCCAAGAAGTGGAAGCAAGTGGGTCGCTCTCTGCAGAGGTCCTGCCGGGCCCTGCGTGACCCTGCCATTGACAACCTGGCGCTGGAGTACGAGCGGGAGGGACTCTATGAACAAGCCTACCAGATGCTCCTCAGGTTCATCCAGTCTGAGGGCAAGAGGGCCACCATAGCACGGCTGATCACTGCCCTGGAGGAGAACGGTCTCGTCAGCTTGGCTGAGGAGCTCCTGGGCCTCCATTCCAGTGAGGACTGCACCTAGAGCCCAGAGGACAGTGCCACTCCTAAGGGCTTTCCTGCTTTAGCTACTGTATGAAACTGCTGCCAGTGTCTGGGAATGTAAAGTCCTGAACATCACCACAGGTTTCCATCGAGGTGGAAATGCTCAGGGGAGAGgttctgtgtttgcagaagCCAGCACGGACCTCTGACTTGCCTTATTTCATTGTGTTTCCAGAAATATAGCACTACCTTCCTGTGAACTGGTGAGAGGCTTTCACCCTGACTTCCTTCAGGACTGTGACAGGGAAGCAGCCAAACAGAGAGCCCTAGGGGAGAAttaggaagaggagaaaagcaagcaaGTCTTCTCATAGAATTTCTATGGGAAGCCTGCTTCTCAGGCTGTGTCCAGGGCATCACCTGGAGAGCtgcaatatatttttacattgaaaacatttttgccCTCTGCCATGACATCaagtaaagaaaaaggagacagTAAGGAAATGTcaattttatgttattttccttctttgtttgAAGAACAAAGAACATTCATGGCCAGAGTATCTGTTCTGCCCTGTTCTGTTATAGCTCCTTCCCACCTCACACCACCTGAAGgctttccttcttcctgggACAGACACAGTCTTCCAAAGGGCAAAAGATTGCTGCTGTACAACAAATGGCAGACACTGAACAAACAAAATGGACAAACTCAAATTCAGACAATGATTGTCAACATGTTCTTATTTGTGGTAGACAGTAATATGTTGATTAGCTCTTGCCTGCCAGCCTGAGGGAGCCTGCAGCTATGGAAAGCAAAACACACTGCTGGAAGGAAGAGAGTCTCCTCATCAGCAAGGTACCTGTGGAGCCTGTAACTTCCTGACcaccctcagcctgctggggtcctggaggggacagctcactctgctgtgtcccacaggTGTCAGGACCTACAGAGAgcctttccctggcactgctgtcactgtgggGCAATCAAACATCAGCTGCCACCGTGCCTGGATTTACCTGCACTGATTTTTAGGGTAAAAATGGTTTAAGAGACAAATCTCCCAAACCCCAGGGCTGACTCCTGCTTTCAGTTCCTGTGGGAGAAGCTGAGTGTCTACTGGTATGGCTGATGCAGACTGcaacacagcagctgcacttcTGCTGTGACAAAGCACAGAGCAACAAGTGTCTGGCATGACATGGCTCCTGTgaagcagaacagcagctcaATTACCTTTGCCATATTCCCAGTGCTTCCCTGATAGGTTTTTACTAATACTATTCCATTAATTCTaccctttctttcccttcccatctGTGGGAATAGCCAGTGGGCCATGGAAATGTTTTCAGGTGCAGAGGGCGACTCCAGCCATACACACAAAGTCTGTGTGCACGTGACAATATCAGGCTGCCAACAGCCATGGGAGGAACAACTTTGAGGCCTTTTAAACCACAACTCACATCTTACTCCTTCCCTGGAGTCAAAGCTGTGAATCAGTAAGGAGGAACATAACCTCAGATTCATGTGTGGGCTCAGATCCaagctcctggggctggagacATTCCTGTACCTTCTGCTGGAACACCTGAGCATCAGTCACTGGAGACCTGGATGGGCAGGATTTAGATGGCCTGCTTTGAGCCAGCTGGGTTCCACATGCCTCAGATGAGCTGAGTATCACATCCTTAGTGTAAGGCAGGGAAACATGACTTGTTTTCTGCGGATTTTGAACCCCTGAGGTTACATACAGAACCAGGAAATGAAGGGGGAGAAGGTTTTCAGGGTGTGAGTGAATCTGTTTCCATCTTGCCCCTGCCTTCCAAGGAAGCAGGACTTCATGGAGGCACCATCTCTGCAAAGACTGTGGCTCCATCACCTTTTATTAAGCCATTTTATATCAGTGCCATTGCAGTTTCATCCCCTCCATTCCTGCTCCACATGCTACCCTCTCCCTTCCAGTAGTACCAGTGCTCTTCCCAAAATGAAGCAATTACCTCTCtgacagttttgttttgggacCAACACAGTGGTATTGATCTTGCCTAATTTAGGCTGCTGTGGCTCCATACCTCAATGTATTTAGCTTTCCTGCCAAATCCCAGCTGGGGAACTCTGTTTGGCAGAAACCCACCTGACAAatcatattttagaaaattaaaaaatcaaaaacttGAAATTTACTTTAAGAGCAAGAGAGTTTGCTCttgattttgcagaaataacttttttaagAAAAGCCTGCTGTCTCatttacaattaatttttctaagcTCTCAGACCAGCTATATGTGCACAATTTGCACATACAGTTATAAGGCAGCCACTGCGTAGTGAGAATTACTAGTTTTTGTAGCATCTGTTAACGCTCAAAATGAGAAAGTCTTATTATTCAGCATCTACTTCAAGTCCAGAAAACTTTTTTACTGCTGTTACTCTTTTACAGAGGACTAACCATGAATGCTCTCTTCTGAATGTAAACGTTTTCTTTTTGCCAGTAACTGGCATGTGTATTTCCTCTTACTCACATATTCCTGTTAGAAGTGCCTGGCAACCTTTCTGGAATATCATAATCTCCAACAGCATTCACAGGTGCCTTCATTGCAGAAACTTGAAGGAAAAGGGTTTTTCAGTGATATTCCATGGTGAAATTGTCTCCAGCACATGGTGTGGTTTGGGACATAGCAATGGCTGTTTCATACCTCCTTTTCCATGAGCAGTCATCATCATGGTGGGAGATAAGCTAtggacagtgctgctgctggagaaattTGCCTTATCCCAGTAACTGCTCTTCTCCATATACTGAGATGtatctgtgaaaagaaaaatcaggggTGATGCTAGTGTTTCAGAACCAAACAcaatattaaaagcaaataaaggtGCTAATCAGTTGCATATAAAATCTAAACCagaaaaaagcataaaacaagcagcagaaatCAGGCCAAAATGTGCTTACAGGAAGAGATCCaagagggctttttttttctggtaagattgtttttgtcattttaacCATGTTTCAGAATTGAAGGAGCCTCCATTCAGTCTGccaaaaggaataaaagatCCATCCAAAGGAGAATTTGAATGATTTGTTTGGTCATAGCTGACCTACAGTGTTCAAACAGATGATAACAAAGAGGAGAGTGAAGTTAAAATGCTCACCAGATGTACTTGGACATGAGGCGTCTGATAGAAGCAAACCTGACAGGATCCCCTGATACAAAACTGTCTCAAAGGAAAAGATCtgtttattttgcctttcatttCAAAGGCAGGttcagcactgagcagctgtcctgctgtctggGTCACTGTCTCCCCTCTATGTTCCCAAGGAACCACATCCCAACAGCTGCCCACAGACTCTGAAACCAGGAGAGAGCATGGGCAGAACGAGGAGCCTCAAATTCACTTAAATTGATGATTTAGTTAAACTGAAAATTCTGGTGAACCTCTGCTATTGTATTTGGTACCCTTAAACCAAGGAGGTACAAGAAGAGGGATCAAGAGGTTTTCTGAGTCTGACCCACATATTGGAGTGTGTGCATGACACTGGTGCTTTACACTGGACAGGGGGCTGGCCATGTGTCTTTTGTATGGAGATGGACTCAAACAGTGAAGCAATTTAGGGCctagagtaaaaaaaatatgtatttttttcctctctggatTGAATTTTAAACCCCCTGAAGGGAGCTGGCTGTACATCTCTAACAGAAACCTGTATGAGATGTGTGGTTAATGTCTCTTagttttcagtggaaaaatccCTTGCTGAACCATCTGATTCCAAATTCCCATGATATTCAGCATCAAATGTGGATCAGCCATCTACAGCCATGGACTGCAGTGCCAGGCATACTTGGGTCTAAGACATTCAGCCTCCAAGGAATTgtcttttacagaaaaagctCTTTGGTAtatacttttttccttattcttttttataaataaatatatacttttGATGGAATCTGCCTCAGAGACTTTCAATGAACACTTAACTGCAGTAGGAAGAGCAGGGGTCACTGAAGTTCTGGCCACATTTGGTGATcaccagctccagagcagcatcTAGCCTGAGGgtggctgcccagcagggctctgcccaaaGTCACACGTTTCTCCTGACGTGCCAAGGCCGGTGTTCCACCTGCAAGGGAACAGCTCTAATTACAAAACCAAGCCAAGCTTTTGGTTTGCCCAGTTTCCAGTCACTGCTTTGATGAGCCTTTTTCagacagcagggccagcaggggaGGTCCCACCCCTGGCACCTGGAGGAGCTCGCTGTGCTTCTTTCAGTGCTGTTGGATACCTGGGACTTCTCTGAGGCCACTGCACCTCTGTAATCTCAAGTGCCTCACTCCCAGTGAGCTCTCTCACAAGGCTGCCCCACAAGTGGAGAGCCAAGGAGCTGGGATATAAaatctgcagcagctttgcacaGGAAACCACTGGCTGACCTGACAGCTGAATCCAGGGAAACCTTTTGCCAAGAACTGGAGCAGAGATGTATTTTACCCTGAATCTCTTAAATCTCAAACACTGTTTGAAAATCACAAGATCAGCCCTTCTTTATCTACCACAAAGCTGAATTCCCAACTGCATGGCAAAAAAATGGAGTtaggttgttttggttttttttttgttcagactTTCGAAGGGACCCTTGAATCTGTCTTCAGCCTCTGCACTGCTCAGCTCACATGTCCTCCCATCATTTCCCTActaggagaaaaagaaacaaccccCAAGTGAATTTAACTTCTTAGCTGAGCCCAACCTCTATTTTCAGTTTGACTCTTTGCAGAGGTAAATACGAGggaattaaaaggaaaaggccAAAGtatagaaggaaaagaagaagaaattttaaaaaattaatacatttcctattgaaaaaaattacgGCGGGGGGGGGCGGCAAAGAAAAAGCCGGCCTTTTAGCAGAATTGGTGCAAATCCCAACCTGGCTGTGCGTTCTCCCTCTCGACACCTCCGCCCTGTCCCGCCGGAGCCATCGGCGCTCCCC of Serinus canaria isolate serCan28SL12 chromosome 11, serCan2020, whole genome shotgun sequence contains these proteins:
- the TRADD gene encoding tumor necrosis factor receptor type 1-associated DEATH domain protein; this encodes MASSSPPWTGSAYLFLQSTCKTIALPSLYESSQKKPRVFKALKLALADSTGSVNGVDMLKVYCSHPHLIVHLRFCMRENCRRFLRSYREGVLQKSLQSHLQLSLATTTVPLEVELKAGTEHLDKMLKDEDRCLECIYREKPDRLPDEEITELEEHLKSLMLHQSTNNNVAGKDCSSLKSPSQPHPPQGSSLPTELTFTFQGQQFDNRTITPDDHQKFAKFVSKKWKQVGRSLQRSCRALRDPAIDNLALEYEREGLYEQAYQMLLRFIQSEGKRATIARLITALEENGLVSLAEELLGLHSSEDCT